cactctctaactgctatgctgtattgccctgttaccccctccccaccaccaccactctctaactgttatgctgtattgtcctgttaccccccaccaccactctctaactgttatgctgtattgccctgttaccccccaccaccccaccaccccccactactctctaactgttatgttgtattgccctgttaccccccaccactctctaactgttatgctgtattgtcctgttaccccccccccacccaccaccactctctaactgttatgctgtattgccctgttaccccccccaccaccactctctaactgttatgctgtattttcctgttaccccccaccaccactctctaactgttatgttgtattgacctgttaccccccaccaccactctctaactgttatgttgtattgccctgttaccccccccaccaccactctctaactgttatgttgtattgccctgttacccccccccccaccaccaccactctctaactgttatgctgtattgccctgttaccccccaccaccactctctaactgttatgctttattgccctgttaccccccaccaccactctctaactgttatgctgtattgccctgttaccccccaccactctctaactgttatgctgtattgccctgttaccccccccactactctctaactgttatgttgtattgccctgtttacccccaccactctctaactgttatgttgtattgccctgttaccccccccaccactctctaactgttatgttgtattgccctgttacccccaccactctctaactgttatgctgtattgccctgtaccccaccactctctaactgttatgctgcagttgccctgttacccccactactctctaactgttatgttgtaccccccaccactctctaactgttatgctgtattgccctgttaccccccactactctctaactgttatgttgtattgccctgttaccccccaccactctctaaaCTGTGCCCTGTTACCCACCACCTAACTGTTATCTGTATTCTGTTACCCCCACCTGTTatgctgtattgccctgttacccccaccactctctaactgttatgctgtattgccctgttaccccccaccactctctaactgtgccctgttaccccccaccactctctaactgttatgctgtattgccctgttaccccccaccactctctaactgttatgctgtattgtcctgttacaccactctctaactgttatgctgtattgccctgttacccccacccctctctaactgttatgctgtattgccctgttacccccaccactctctaactgttatgctgtattgccctgttacccccaccaccactctctaactgttatgttgtattgccctgttaccccccccaccaccaccaccactctctaactgttatgctgtattgccctgttacccccaccaccactctctaactgttatgctgtattgccctgttaccccccacccctctctaactgttatgctgtattgccctgttaccccaccactctctaactgttatgctgtattgccctgttaccccccccccaccactctctaactgttatgttgtattgtcctgttaccccccaccactctctatcTGTTATGTTGttttgccctgttacccccaccactctataactgttatgctgtattgccctgttacccccaccaccacttaACTGTAatgctgtattgccctgttacctccccaccactctctaatTGTAATGCTGTATTGtcctgttaccccccaccactctctaactgttatgctgtattgtcctgttaccccccaccaccactctctaactgtgtgctgtattgccctgttaccccccaccactctctaattgtaatgctgtattgccctgttaccccccacccctctctaactgttatgctgtattgccctgttaccccccaccactctctaactgttatgctgtattgccctgttaccccccaccactctctaactgttatgttgtattgtcctgttaccccccaccactctctatcTGTTATGTTGTtttgccctgttaccccccaccactctataactgttatgctgtattgccctgttaccccccaccaccactctctaactgtaatgctgtattgccctgttaccccccaccactctctaattGTAATGCTGTATTGtcctgttaccccccaccactctctaactgttatgctgtattgtcctgttaccccccaccaccactctctaactgtaatgctgtattgccctgttaccccccaccactctctaattGTAATGCTGTATTGtcctgttaccccccaccactctctaactgttatgctgtattgccctgttaccccccaccactctctaactgttatgttgtattgccctgttaccccccccaccaccaccactctctaactgttatgctgtattgtcctgttaccccccaccaccactctctaactgtaatgctgtattgccctgttaccccccaccactctctaattGTAATGCTGTATTGtcctgttaccccccaccactctctaactgttatgctgtattgccctgttatcccccaccactctctaactgttatgctgtattgtcctgttaccccccaccactctctaactgttatgctgtattgccctgttaccccccaccaccactctctaactgttatgctgtattgtcctgttaccctccaccactctctaactgttatgttgtattgccctgttacccccccccccccaccaccactctctaactgttatgttgtattgccctgttaccccccaccactctctaactgttatgttgtattgccctgttaccccccccaccaccaccactctctaactgttatgctgtattgtcctgttaccccccaccaccactctctaactgtaatgctgtattgccctgttaccccccaccactctctaattGTAATGCTGTATTGtcctgttaccccccaccactctctaactgttatgctgtattgccctgttaccccccaccactctctaactgttatgctgtattgtcctgttaccccccaccactctctaactgttatgctgtattgccctgttaccccccaccactctctaactgttatgctgtattgtcctgttaccccccaccactctctaactgttatgctgtattgccctgttaccccccaccactctctaactgttatgctgtattgccctgttaccccccactactctctaactgttatgttgtattgccctgttacccccaccactctctaactgttatgttgtattgccctgttaccccccaccactctctaactgttatgctgtattgccctgttaccccccaccactctctaactgttatgctgtattgtcctgttaccctccaccaccactctctaactgttatgttgtattgccctgttacccccccccaccaccactctctaactgttatgttgtattgccctgttacccccacaccactctctaactgttatgttgtattgccctgttacccccccaccaccaccactctctaactgttatgctgtattgccctgttaccccccaccactctctaactgttatgctgtattgtcctgtaccccccacccactctctaactgttatgctgtattgccctgttacccccaccactctctaactgttatgctgtattgccctgttaccctcactactctctaactgttatgttgtattgccctgttaccccccaccactctctaactgttatgttgtattgccctgttaccccccaccactctctaactgttatgctgtattgccctgttacccccaccactctctaactgttatgctgtattgccctgttacccctcaccactctctaactgttatgctgtattgccctgttactaccctaacccccccaccactctctaactgttatgttgtattgccctgttacccccaccacTCTCTATCTGTTATGTTGTtttgccctgttaccccccaccactctctaactgttatgttgtattgccctgttacccccaccactctctaactgttatgctgtattgccctgttacccccaccactctctaactgttatgctgtattgccctgttaccccccaccactctctaactgttatgctgtattgccaccctgttacccccaccactctctaactgttgccctgttaccccccaccaccactctctaactgttatgttgtattgtcctgttaccccccaccactctctaactgttatgctgtattgccctgttacccccaccactctctaactgttatgctgtattgccctgttaccccccaccactctctctaactgttatgctgtattgccctgttactccccaccactctctaactgttatgttgtattgccctgttaccccccaccactctcataactgttatgttgtattgccctgttaccccccaccactctctaactgttatgctgtattgccctgttaccccccactACTCTCTAACTGTTGTGCtgctgtattgccctgttaccccccaccactctctaactgttatgctgtattgccctgttacccccactACTCTCTCATGGTAGGTATGCCAGTCTGTATTTCTGCTGTGGTCTGGATGCTGAGGAGAATGAACTTCTGGCCTTGGAGATGCTGCATCGCTATGTGGAGCTGTTGGACAACAGCCTCTGCTAACGCAATGTCAGGGACGACCTTTCTTCTGTCACCCAGCTCTCTCTTTACTTCAGTCgatctctattctctctcactatgtctttctgtctttctctctcacatatTTCCTTCCATTCTCTTTCAACCTATTTCTTCCCAAACTTAGACTGAAACTGCAATGCCTGTGTAGTAGATATTATTTAACACAGTAAAATGATTCCTGCTAGACTGGACAGTACCTTTTGAACATTGGGTGATTTCCTTTACCTTTACCCATGCAGGTGTGTGAGCTGGACATTATCTTTAACTTTGAAAAGGCCTACTTCATCCTGGATGAGTTTCTATTAGGGGGAGAGGTACAGGAGACTTCCAAACTAGTGGTGGCCCGCTCCGTCGAGGCCTCGGACATGCTTCAGGAGGTGAGAGAAACGGCCACGCCTCAGAATAGAACCTGCCCAGTAggactgatctaggatcagaatTTCGTCTCagatctgatctaggatcagtattTTGCCTCCGATCTGATCTAAGATCAGAATTCTGtctctgatctaggatcagaattctgtctctgatctaggatcagtattTCTGCCTCcgatctgatctaggatcagaattctgtctctgatctaggatcagaattctgtctctgatctaggatcagaatTTCTGCCTCCGACCTTAGCTGAGACTATGTTGCGGTCTGATATTTATCTTATATTTACATATGTAATTACATACTAATTAGCTATAATTAACCACTTGTTTATTGGAGATTGAACACACACGCATAGCTATACCATTTTGTAACAAGTAGTTACCAATTTTAATGAATTATTTATAGTAGGTACTCTAAAGTAGCCATTTTACCCTATAATTCCTTAGTAATACCAGGTGAAAGTGGACTGTTGAAAAAGTGTTACTGTTTCAGCATGGGTTGAGAATGTGTAGTGCAGCAGCTAACTGACTTCCTGGTGAGCTCTCCTGTCAATCTCCGCTAACAGGCTTCCCTTCATCAACCATATTAACTGGTGCCAATACTCATGGACCtgttctgtctattctctctctcctctctcttctcttctctcctcttttctctcctcttttctctcctcttttctctcctctcttctctcctcttttctctcctctcttctctcctcttctctctcctcttctctctcctcttttctctcctctcttctctcctcttctctctcctcttctctctccctctctctctcttctctctctcctcttctctcctctctctctctcttctctcctcttctctcctcttctctctcctctcttctctctcctctcttctctctcctctcttcttctcctctctctctctctctcttctcttcttctctcttttcttctctcttctctctccctctctcttttctctcctccctcttctctctttcctctccttcttcttttctctcctttctcttctcttttctctcctctcctcttttctctcctcttctctctcttttctctcctcttctcttttctctcctctcctcttctcttttctctcctatcTCAGAAACAGAGACTGATGGAGATTATACTTCTATTTCCTTTATTCTTCAGTTGCTGTAAGTCTGAGCGTTGGCAGTATGTCTGTTTTCTGTATTGTCCGTTTATCCTCAGCTCTCGGTGGCGCTATAGACGCACAAAGCCAGAGTCCCACTCTGCGTGGCCCTGGTTTCACACCATCTTCTTGCTTCGGGGGAATAAAACAAACTTGTTTGATCTAGTTTGATGCACGTGCATGCTATCTGACATTGTTGCATCATCACACTCATTTTAATCTTCATCATCATTGCTATAGGCTGAGATTGACAACAGTGATTTTGGTCTGGAGCTTGGATGGCCTTGAATGTGGACCGAAAGGTTAGAAGTGAATGATTGTGATTGTGTTCGTAGCAGAGTAGTCTACATTGTGTTGGCGGTTTACGCTCCTATGTCTCCACGGATGTAAGATGCATCCAATTAGACTGACAATCATTCTACCTCTATGGTTAGATGTTATGTAGGTGTGGCTATGAATATTCATCGCATTAGGACAAGGCTTGCTGATCTGGAGATCTCACGCTTCATCTGTCTCTCCACTCTAGACCATGGAGGAATACATGAGCAAGCCTGCATTCTAACACTGGATCTACACACACCAGAAGGAATCTGGACGATTACAGACCTGGAAGTCTTACAACTGTACAAAACCATGGAGTTAGGAGTTCTAGAATGATGTGTCTGAATCTGTGTCCTGAGGCAGCAGGGAGTGTTTTTAAGTAGGGAAGTGCAGTGAAATGTATCTTGTTTCTGCAAATAGGACAATAACATGATGACCAATAAATTGGTAGGAGACATTGATTGAGCTATTATCAAATGTATATTGATACTGTATGATCACCCATCCTCTTGCTCGTCGATGTACATTGAGGTTACTGAAAACTGTGGTTATGACAATCATTAAAATCAATACTCACTTTTTTTCCAAATATGTACACATTGTATTGACATTTAAAGAAGTGCCTTTTTAGAAATCTGTATTTGAAGTTGTGTTTTAAATGCATCTTGTAGACTAGCCTTTTTCTGTGTGACTTGTAGGATTATATCTTGGAAAGGGAGCTATTATTTATCTGGGTGAATGTCACAGTTTTTTTTAATATAACTAATTATGGATCTTGAATGTTGAAGACTTTGGAATTAAAATGTGTATTTTGATACGGAAGCCTCTGAtttgtgtttctgttggagactagACTATTTGATGTTCATCATTATTTGACGTTTTATTTGCGGGAGCTATCCATGGTGCTGAAGTTTGAAAAATAAACTCGATGATAAACATTAAAACAAGCACAATCAGTAGAATTGTGAATTTATAGACCGACACTTTTACTGTCGTTATAATCTTACTCGAGTCTGTTGATTCTGTCGGGAATTGTCCACAGGTTCAAGCTTGCTCAAGAAGCATGTGAAAAAGGAACTTCTCACACTTTCATTGTGGAATCAAGCTTCATTCAGAAGGCATATCTGATCATCAATATCTAATCATCACTGTGAGTCAATGTATGATCATTCAGAAGGCATTTCTGATCATCAATATCTAATCATCACTGTGAGTCAATGTATGATCATTCAGAAGGCATATCTGATCACTGTTGTAGTGATCAGTGTTTATTAAAAAAACAGCGCAGCAAGAAGAAAAATGGCGCTAACGCTTTATTCATCTCCAACTCGTCACACATTATTAAACACGTACAAAATGGTTTCAAAatgagcatatatatatataccacatCAATAGAGAGAGTTGAGCGATTACAGAGCTTGCAGCGTTACAGGGTTGAAAGGCAGGACGGTGACGGTCTTACTCTCTAGCCTATATCAGGGAATTACATTTTCACAATGTTACAAGATTGGAAAGTCACAAACCCAGATGTTTACACAACACACTTTGCCTCCATGCCCAGCACACTGATATAATTCATATATGTTACTTCATGTATATACACATTTTATGTAAAAACCAGAGTACGTCCAGCAGACGGGTCATTTTGAGATAGTATAAACATGACTTATTAATATTTCAGTAGAGGATGTCGTGCGTGACCTCCGAtcttagcttcacattccagcaaACGCTTTTCCGCGATgctccttttcctcctctttctcGGACTCTGGAGCCGCGGCCCTGGCGTTACCTCATCTTTCACCTGCGTCTCACCTGCGTCCACTACCTCCTCGTTAGCTACTGAATCTCTCTTTGTCAGCATGCCTGCTTTCTCACTGTCCGCTTGGTCAAAGTAATCTTTCATGGCTTGTTCGTATAGCTCATAAGGAAACTGTCCGTTCCCCTGAGATTGGGTGTCGCGTTTGCTGATCGTGCTGGGATACTCCGCAATATTTTGGCCGCCAGAAAGGTTGTTATCTCTTGGTCTTCGTCCGCCTCGTCGTCATCATCGGCTTCTCTCCTAAAAGGCATCTTGTTGAGCTCCGACATGAATAAGTTTTCCCTTCCCCGGCCGGACTGAGCTGGGAGTTTTGGAGGAGCCGCTGGTGCTGAACCCCCGCCGGGCGGGTGGTGCTGAAACCCTGGCCGGGGACAGAGACACTTTTGAGCGGCCTCCGACTCACAGGATAGTCGTTGCTGATGGTTTCCATTTCAATGATTTTCAAGAAGTCTTCTCGTCCATGTCCTCAGGAGCGTTTTTGACTGGCAGTCTCCGGCTGTAGTATCTGATTTTCGGTTTGGTCCTGTAGCGGGAAGAGGCTTTCGGGTGACGTTCTAGTTTTCTGATCTCCTCTGTGATCAGCATATCGATGAGGTCCTCCGGGGGATGTGGAGCTTGAGGAGATCTCTAACAGCTCGTTCAGAGCCTGGGGTCGACTCAGGGGTGGCGAATCACTCTATGTTTTGCTCTCCAGCTTGCCTCTTGGCTGTCTCATGTTCACTCATCTCCAGTATCTTCAACAGGTAATAATCCACTAGTTTAGTATCGTCCTCTGGGTCCTCTTTGTCCTGGCTGGCTCTGCGCTGCACCTGCATTCCATtgccttcctcctcttcatcctcgtCATAGTTCTGCTCCAGTGCCCTGTCGAACTCCCCGTGGCTCCCGTTTACCACTTCCTCCGTCTCGACCTGCTCCTCGAAGAGAATCCACTCCCCCCCGCCCGCCACATCCTCGTAGGCCAGGTTCCTCAGACTGAataaatcatcatcatcatcatcatcatcaaagaTTCCCGCGCTCTGGCCGTTGGATGTGGATAGTTTCTCCAGCTCTTCGAAGATGGAGCGCAGGCTGGCAAGGCTCTGAGGGGTGTATTGTTCGTCCAGGTCCTCCGTAGCCCGTTTGGCGCTGTCCCTATTCTCCTCGTCCTCAAACATCAGCGGGTACTTCTTGTGTGGCCTCGGGAAGCCACCGTAGGCAGGTGCGTTTACGGGGCTCCCTGTGTTCACCGATTGGTACCTGTGCGTGTGACGTTCGTTCCCCGGGACCACGGGAACGGGTCTGAGGGGACTAGCGGGCTGCTCCTGGAGGGTCCTGAGCAAGGCTCTCACCAGCTGCCCAGCCGGGATGTCTTGCTCTCTGGGTCGGCGAGGGAGACTGCCTTTCGGGTGCACCTTTGTCCTGAGAGAGGCGAGCTGGAGGAGGATGTGGAACTTTTCGACCATCATAGTCTCTTgttggctcctctctctctctgcccccatcTGTCCGCTTCAGGCCTCGATGTACCCAGGGCTTTGATCATGTCTGAGCTGGGCGGGTATGCAGCGGGTTGCCGGTCCTCGGACTCCCGCCTCTGAGCCTGTGATGTCGGGGAGGGACGGCACGCATGGAGGAGGCAGGCGAGAACAACAGTTTTCCCTGTGGATAGCTTGGGGAGTGACAGCATCTTcatatagcagagagagagagagagagagagagagccgagtTTAACACAATAATATGCCtgcacattttttacattttgatcTGAGATTCTATCTTCCAAATTCTTAGAATCTTCCTAACTCTTTAAGGAGGTTACCACCACACTCCAATGCAAATtattcttttaatgaaaaaatcTGCGTTTCAATTCATGCCGAGTTCATTGACAACCCTTATAAGTGATGAATGCTATGACTCAATGCACAAATGATAAAAAAGTAGGTTATAGCTAGAGCAGGATATAATCACCCACCAAGGAAAAGTGGGCTATATTTGTGAATCACTGTTTTTAAATGACTAGACTACATCACAGGATGAGTCACTGCCCGTTGTCAGGGCAACCTTTTTTGCTTGTGGCTGATGTTTCTCCAAACCATCTCGATTAAACACTTTTCTGAAGAATATAATAATAATTCCTTCATCTCAATGTTGCCCAATGTCAAAATGCATCAGACTACTTGACATGCATCACAACAACATGCACACAGCTATCAGGCTATCAGTTATTCAACTCAATTCCAAGCCATTGCCGAGATCTGATAAGAGATGAGAACTTGAGAGAGAAAATGTAAACATGGAATGCTGGAAAGCCCACAAATAACGTACAAACATCGTAATCTTTGTTTGAGAAATAAAAGACATGCATGAGTTTGTACCTTTCGGTAAGTAGCTCAGACGACAGTAGTAAACGTGTATAGCATCTCCTCCCAGTCGTAGCGCGAGCGATTCTGTTTTCAGCACCAGGACAGCTCCGGGTGATATATGGCAACACCTGACTCGCGCGTCATCACAGCAGTACGCACGCAATACCCAGCCTTTGGAAATCCATAATACATGATTTAGGCTCATGATATAGCATGCTAAGAAAAGGCAGTGTGCTTAAAATAGAGATGGATATTGTCTGTTTCTAGCTGTATCAATTATTATTCAAGCGCTATTCATAACTCCCCTTGGAAAAGTGGTGGGTTATTTTTGGTCTTGTCCCAATTAGCTTTGTGAAGGCCAATAGTTATCACTGTGACATCAATTCTTACAGCATTTAATTGTATAGCTTCATTTACCACCCTATTCAGATTGCAGTTCTTGTAAATATTAATTTGCTAACGAGGCAATAGCTTAACCATAAAAACGACACCCATAGAAATCACCTATGTCTGTCGACATCCATTGCAGTGATTTGCATTAGCCTAATGGAATTATCAGAACAATAAGGTGTGACAGGGAGTTATCCTACTACATCCGTCTCTCGCGGAAGATAAGAGGTTAAAACCACCGGTGATGACTCACGCCCTGAACCCACCACTGAGGAGCTGCAGAATCTTAGTAGCAGTCGCAGTTCTCTGTCTCGCTGATGGTCTGCAGAGAAGAGACGCCGCCGGTGGTAAATGCATCGACTGGCATGGCTCGCGCTCCTCCTGGCAT
Above is a genomic segment from Oncorhynchus masou masou isolate Uvic2021 unplaced genomic scaffold, UVic_Omas_1.1 unplaced_scaffold_2860, whole genome shotgun sequence containing:
- the LOC135533974 gene encoding AP-1 complex subunit sigma-2-like gives rise to the protein VCELDIIFNFEKAYFILDEFLLGGEVQETSKLVVARSVEASDMLQEKQRLMEIILLFPLFFSCYHGGIHEQACILTLDLHTPEGIWTITDLEVLQLYKTMELGVLE